CTGGCTCACCTCGAGAACCAGTCGCGCCTTGTCGGTCGGCACGCCGTCGCAGCCATCGTGAACTACTGCCTCCTGCTTCAGAGAGAACCTGAACAGCGGTTCATCAACCTCACGGCAGAATGTTGGTTCGCTGACAACGCGCTCCCCGTCCGCGTCGAATCCTTCCACCCGGAACATGTCCGCGCCTGGCGGGAAGAACTCAAGCAGGCCGTCCCGCACAAAAGTGGGCTCCTTGCTCTGAATCGGACCGTTGTCGGACCAATGCCGCAGCACGGGAGACCGCAACACCCCTGGAACAAATTCATGGACACGGACGAATGGATTTTTAGGGGGTGCGCTCGGGTCTTCACCTGGGCAATACGGCTTGTCAATCCCCCCGACGTATACAACGACCTGATTGGAGTGATGGATCTCTCCCGTCTCCGTCTCGCCACGAAGTCTCAGATGGTAGTAGTAGCCGCGTTCCAGCGATGTCGGTATCGCTACGGCGAAGGAAGGCGAGTTGAAGCAACGCTTGACGCTCGCCCGGCAATCTACTTCCGATATTGTTGCCTCGCCCAGATCTGTCCACTGCGTAGCTTCGCGCGGCGCCATCTGGATGGAAATCCGGCGCATCGGCCCTGCTGCATTGACAGCGACCAGAAACTGATCCGTCGTGCCAGAATCAAATTTGAGCGCCTTATGTGGGCCATCGACAACGACGGGTACGTCGCCGTCACCATGATCATAGACGTGCCGTAGCCGCCGCGTCGTCTCGTTGTAGAAGAGCGACAAGATCAGCCGCTCACGCGGCTTTTGCGCAACCGCAACGGAGCGATTGCCCGCCACATCGGTCGTCGTCATGCGGAACGTGTGTGTTCTCGCCAGTTCCGTGTCTCCGAAATGGAGCGCCGTCGTTCCGGAGGAGCTGTATTCGCCGTACCCGTGTTCCGTTGTTGTGGAAAATCCGTCAGCGCTGCTTTCCACCACGTACTGAACACGTTCCTCATCCGCGCTGAACGTCAGTTCGGCCGCGTGTGGCTTTTCGTCTGTCGGAACGACGATGCCTTTGAAGGTCGCTTTCGCTCCGGGCGCGACGGTGTCCACCACCACGGCGAATGCAAACCCTTCAACTGTCAGCCAGTAAGTCCCGTCGGGCACGATGGCACCATTCTGTCCCTCACCTCCCCATGTAACCGTCTGAGTGCCCACATCACCAGGGCCGTAGTTCCGCTCGGTCCGGTAGACCTCGCCCTGTCCACCCTTCACTGTGACGACCATACTCGTTGGCCGCCGAACGGTGAATCGAACCGTGACGCTCTCTTTGACGCCATCGCCATTCGGCGAGATGTAGCGTTCGTTGGCAGAGGCGCGGGTGATCGCGGGCGAAGCAGCGGCCGAGGTCACCGTCGTGGAGGCGGCGCGGCGGTTGCCAGCGCGATCGAACACGGTCAGTCGTACGACATAGGCGCCGGGATCGGGCGGTACCCAGCTCAGAAATACGTCATCGATGACTTCGGTGGCGCTGGGATCGGTAATCGCGTACCACACGTTCGGGGCGCCGACGTGCGCGTATTCCAGCTCGTAGCGCTGGAAGTTGCGATCAGCGGCTGTGCCCGACAGCTCAATCGCAGCGCCCGTAGACCGCGCGCGAATACCGGCAGCCGTGTTCATGCGGGTAGTGAAGACCTGGCCACCGGACAGCGCTGAAGTCTGGTCAGCGGAGACCTCGTTAATCCCACTTCCCTCTCGCCAACGCGCTGCGGTCACGCCACCACCGGCGTATTGCACGCGGCCGTCGGCAAGCAACCGTGCGCCGTCGTTCATGGTCAGCACCGGCCAGTACTCTGGCCACTCGCGGCCGACGTCCGCGAAAGCGGGGTAACGATCCTGGTCGGCTGGCAGTTCCAGCGGCCAACCGGTGCCTTGCCATTCGGTGCGGATCTGCGTGTCTTCGAGCCCGGTGGTAAAGAACTCGGTGGCGCCCTGCTTGTAGAGCGGTTCGGCGAAACCGTCATGAACGATCCATTCCGAGACGGTCAGATGAATCTGGCGCCGGAGCGGATCGTAGAAGGTCATATCACCATTCAGCCAGATGGTGTTGACGACGGTGGCCAGACCATCGTACCTGGCTTCGGCAAACAGGTAATGGTGCGGGCTGCCAGGCTCTTGCACGTAATCGCCGACACGGGCAAACGGCGGCAACTCCGCTTGTGCCATGGCGACACCCTCCGGCGAATAGTGAGTCAGGCGACGTGTCTGCGCGTCCAGCACGAGCAAGACGTTTCCGCGCTCAAACCAGTCAAACGCGACCTCAGCGCGGCCAGGCTCCTGCGGCTGATTCGGGCGATCGACAATCGTCCGTTGCTGCGATGTACGCAGGTCCACGATCCGGATGAAGGTGCGGCCATTCTTGATTTCACGAACGGCCACGTGGCTGCGTCCAGCGTCAAGCAGCGTGTGTGGCGGCGTTTCCGCGCCCGACTCTACCGGTCGCGCCAGCGGCACCACGGGCTCGGCCGGGTCGCGTGGGATGAAGTCCGTGAACAGCTGGTGTTCCTTCACCAGAATGCCGTGGGGTGTGAATTGTGGAACCCCCGGCGGCAGCATTCGGAACGACCGGAACTGATTGGTGCGGAAGTCGAAGATTTCTGCGGGACGCCCCATAGCTCCCACGACCAGCTCATTGTTATCGAAGAAACCAGCCGCCCCGTATCCCGCGCCGGCGATAGCGCTGATTTCGTCGGAACCCAGCGCGTTGGCCGAATAGACGCCACCACCGTTCTCCAGCGTGAATACCAGACGAGTACCGTCGGGACTGAGAACGAACGACTGCACACGCGCCGGAAGCTGGTTGCCCCGGACCGGGCTCATTACCGTTTCCCGCACACCCGAGTGCCGGTGGACACGGTAGATGCCACTGGCGACCGAAGAACCCAACGGCGAATTGGTGTACCCAAACAGGTAGTTCGCCGATTCGCCGGCGGGGCCGGGAAGGAGGTTGTACAGGTTCACGATGAAAGCATGCGCATAGCGCGTTTCGACCGCCTCCAGAACGGAACTGCGATCGGTATCGACCACAACCGTGGCCCGGGCCAGCTCGGCCCGCTGCGCATCGCGGACGATCAGGAAATAGTCACCATCGGGCACCGTTCCGCCAAGATCGTGTTCGCCACGCCACACCAGCTGGCCACGGCCATCGCCAGTGGTCGTGATCGGTGGGAATTGACGCACTACGACACCGCTACGGGATTCCGCCGTGACGAAGACCTCGCGGCTGCCTGTTACACGAAATACCGCTGCCGTCTCATCGCGGATGCCATCGCCATTCGGTGAAATGTAGCGCTCACTCGTATAGAAATTCGAATTCTGCGTATCGAACGGCAGAGTGGCGGTGTTGTTCTCCTTGGTGACCTCGCGCACGGTGCCCGCGGGATCGACAACCACGGTCACCGCACCGGTGTTCTCATTCGGTGTCCATTCCCACTGCAGCTCGACGGTGCCGTGCGCGGGAATGGTGCTGACGGGTTTATCGGCAATCACCGCGCCGCTCGCATCACCCTGGATCAGGCGCACGAGGATATTCGAGGCATCCTGCCCGCCGAGGTTACGCACACTGATGCGCGTGAGCGCGGGTTGCCCCGGCACGGGCAGCGCCGGCACAAGCGTGATTCCCGCGGCATTGACGGCAAGATCTGGCAAGGGACGAACCGCCAGCGACTTGACCGTGAAGTTGTTGCCCTCGTCGATTTCATCAATGACGTGATCGGCGTCGGCCACGACATAGAGAGCCTGCTCTGTGTTCAGCGGGTAATCGGCATTGGTCAAGGTGACGAGCAGTTCCGCCCCCTCACCAATGCCCTGCAGCGTGGTGCGTGCCAGCAAGGCACCGCCGGCGTCCGGCGATTGCGCGTAGAGCGCTACGGTGAACGGTGCGGTGATGGCGGAGCCGGCGTTACGCAGCTGCACGGACGCAGTGAGTGGCGCGCCTTGCTGCGCCGGCGTTGGATTGAATGCCAGGCTGGTGCCGACGAGGAACAGGTCAGGGCCGGTCGGCGGCGTAACGGTGAAATCCAGTGTTGCCGCGTTGTTGGTTTCATCGGATTCAGCCACGGTATTGGCCGAATCAACCGTCACCGCCAACGACGCAGGTCCTGCCTGCTGCGTTCGCCAGGTCAGCCGGCGCTGCACCGAACCACCCGGTGCAATCTCGATGTAGCTCTCGCCGATTGCGTACGTCGTACCGTTCTGGACGACTTGCGCGCGGAACTGCGTGCGTGGCGCAGCAAAGGTGCCGCGGTTGTGCGCCGTTACGAGGAAGACGACTTCCTGGCCCACGATTGCCGGGCCGTCGATGGTGAGATCCGCGGGACTGACAGCCAGATCAATCGTCGAGACGGGCGCGACGATCAAGGGCGCGTTGTTGTTGTCTTCGCGGGCTTCGGACAGACGATTTTCAGGATCAGCGAGTACGCGCAAGCGCGCCTGGCTGGCATCGGTCATGGTGAATTGCAGCGTCACCGTGGCCGTGCCGCGTGCGGGGAGATCCACCGTTTTCTCGTCCAGCCGCTGCGGCTGCGCATAGTCGGTCTGCAACCGGACAGGCACTGCCGTGACGGGCGTATTGCCGATGTTTCGCACCACGATGGTGACGGTGACGTCCTGCGGAAACTGGTCGACTGCAGCGGGATTCGCCGTGATGTCCGATGCGTAGACCGCTACATCCGGACCTTCCGGATTCGCCTGGAACGTCACGCTGCGCGAGGCGGTGTTGTTGGCCTCCGAGACTTCCTGCACCGTGTTGGCAGGATCGAGCACCAGCCAGATGGCATGCGTGCCGCTCAATCCATCGGTGGCCCAGTCGCCCACGATGCGTTGCTGCGAACCGCCTTGCAGGCGCGGAATCGGTACGGTACCGATCAGCGTGCCGCCGGCCGCGGGGTCGCCATCAAACCACCTTGCCTCGGTGATCTCGGAGACCCGGCCCTTGTTCGTGACAATAGCTTCCAGGCGCACCCGCTCTCCCACGGAGGGGGCCGCCGGTGTCGCGGTTATTTCGCCGGCAACGGCCAGATCGGGCCGCTCCAGGCCGACCATGGCCGAGATAGTGGTTGCGGTCAGGTAGACACTGCCCCAGCTCCCATCGGCCTGCTGCCACGTACGAACCCGGTCGCGCACGGCGCGGCCTGTTTCCTCTTCCACCGGCACCCGCCCGATCAGGGCGTAGAGCTCGATCGTGTCACGGAAAGACGGCGTGACGTCGCCCGCGACACCCGCGGCATCAACCCGTGAACCCAGCCAGGCAGCGGCGCGGGTCAGCGCAAGATCAGCAGGTTCACGATGGCGAGCCAGCAGCCGGGCGGCACGGAGCGTGGGCAGAAGGCGTCCTCGCCCGCCGTTCACCACTCCGAAGCTGCCATCGGCATTCTGCGTGGCATCCAGCGTGCCCAGGACTCGCCGGACGGCGTCCGGGTCGCGGCCGTACTGCGTGAGGGCCTCGGCCACCATGGTCGAATCGAGCGTACTGGCGGCGAAGGATCTGTTGAGTCCCCAGCCGCCACCTGCACCGGGCTGCGCCTGGACGGACTGCAGATCGTCCGTTCCCACCAACGTGGCGGCACGCGCGAGGCGGCTGTCGTGCGTGGTGAGCGACTGGGTCTGCAGCCAATAGCGCGCTTTGGGTAGACCGGAAA
This genomic stretch from Tahibacter amnicola harbors:
- a CDS encoding CARDB domain-containing protein; translated protein: MSNLKMVWRALAAVFASGAMAVASAATTELVNDVDLRLQTAASAAQVQIRPMADVGNITVIELDGEYARPLTSPRIDVAHTYYTRHPDDVDFLIVFTTFEFDTGPATAFYSAIRNDVTGIGIPPVDNGAAFGSPQRLQGYIDMAATGRYALNPSDVRYPSTLNVLAHEVMHRWVAAVPFRQANGSNSNDLLGRDGNHWSYFLDSDASVMYGSDWTRRDDGKYVATDVNHRYSPLDLYLAGFAAASEVPPMALLRNAEGVATGLPVLGAITAAQTESVSIDQIVAAAGPRSPDVQASQREFRAAIVLLKRRGESIPSQLLAQLELLRTRMQQHFAQMTDGRAQLRIFNSARPTDRIGRPYTLPVDPPAEIPPGLAEAVEWLKRQQHESGEWADRPTTAVRDTAAAIAALEVLDPAFSGLPKARYWLQTQSLTTHDSRLARAATLVGTDDLQSVQAQPGAGGGWGLNRSFAASTLDSTMVAEALTQYGRDPDAVRRVLGTLDATQNADGSFGVVNGGRGRLLPTLRAARLLARHREPADLALTRAAAWLGSRVDAAGVAGDVTPSFRDTIELYALIGRVPVEEETGRAVRDRVRTWQQADGSWGSVYLTATTISAMVGLERPDLAVAGEITATPAAPSVGERVRLEAIVTNKGRVSEITEARWFDGDPAAGGTLIGTVPIPRLQGGSQQRIVGDWATDGLSGTHAIWLVLDPANTVQEVSEANNTASRSVTFQANPEGPDVAVYASDITANPAAVDQFPQDVTVTIVVRNIGNTPVTAVPVRLQTDYAQPQRLDEKTVDLPARGTATVTLQFTMTDASQARLRVLADPENRLSEAREDNNNAPLIVAPVSTIDLAVSPADLTIDGPAIVGQEVVFLVTAHNRGTFAAPRTQFRAQVVQNGTTYAIGESYIEIAPGGSVQRRLTWRTQQAGPASLAVTVDSANTVAESDETNNAATLDFTVTPPTGPDLFLVGTSLAFNPTPAQQGAPLTASVQLRNAGSAITAPFTVALYAQSPDAGGALLARTTLQGIGEGAELLVTLTNADYPLNTEQALYVVADADHVIDEIDEGNNFTVKSLAVRPLPDLAVNAAGITLVPALPVPGQPALTRISVRNLGGQDASNILVRLIQGDASGAVIADKPVSTIPAHGTVELQWEWTPNENTGAVTVVVDPAGTVREVTKENNTATLPFDTQNSNFYTSERYISPNGDGIRDETAAVFRVTGSREVFVTAESRSGVVVRQFPPITTTGDGRGQLVWRGEHDLGGTVPDGDYFLIVRDAQRAELARATVVVDTDRSSVLEAVETRYAHAFIVNLYNLLPGPAGESANYLFGYTNSPLGSSVASGIYRVHRHSGVRETVMSPVRGNQLPARVQSFVLSPDGTRLVFTLENGGGVYSANALGSDEISAIAGAGYGAAGFFDNNELVVGAMGRPAEIFDFRTNQFRSFRMLPPGVPQFTPHGILVKEHQLFTDFIPRDPAEPVVPLARPVESGAETPPHTLLDAGRSHVAVREIKNGRTFIRIVDLRTSQQRTIVDRPNQPQEPGRAEVAFDWFERGNVLLVLDAQTRRLTHYSPEGVAMAQAELPPFARVGDYVQEPGSPHHYLFAEARYDGLATVVNTIWLNGDMTFYDPLRRQIHLTVSEWIVHDGFAEPLYKQGATEFFTTGLEDTQIRTEWQGTGWPLELPADQDRYPAFADVGREWPEYWPVLTMNDGARLLADGRVQYAGGGVTAARWREGSGINEVSADQTSALSGGQVFTTRMNTAAGIRARSTGAAIELSGTAADRNFQRYELEYAHVGAPNVWYAITDPSATEVIDDVFLSWVPPDPGAYVVRLTVFDRAGNRRAASTTVTSAAASPAITRASANERYISPNGDGVKESVTVRFTVRRPTSMVVTVKGGQGEVYRTERNYGPGDVGTQTVTWGGEGQNGAIVPDGTYWLTVEGFAFAVVVDTVAPGAKATFKGIVVPTDEKPHAAELTFSADEERVQYVVESSADGFSTTTEHGYGEYSSSGTTALHFGDTELARTHTFRMTTTDVAGNRSVAVAQKPRERLILSLFYNETTRRLRHVYDHGDGDVPVVVDGPHKALKFDSGTTDQFLVAVNAAGPMRRISIQMAPREATQWTDLGEATISEVDCRASVKRCFNSPSFAVAIPTSLERGYYYHLRLRGETETGEIHHSNQVVVYVGGIDKPYCPGEDPSAPPKNPFVRVHEFVPGVLRSPVLRHWSDNGPIQSKEPTFVRDGLLEFFPPGADMFRVEGFDADGERVVSEPTFCREVDEPLFRFSLKQEAVVHDGCDGVPTDKARLVLEVSQVEDLFVDDWIVVNPMPWPHTVRWRYLNLSTGQWETSPDQYTRMIGVLGDVHFPMLDTTGWPEGQMEVVLEGKSDEVWQTLRRTHVQIEKTPPTINLQYPVAGTKLCANSGIPFRAGIQAASRQEYEVSIGNGVSPSAWTKLDGGYRCVGDCYIPLTQSSTVVQSSMPVPRNISGLAAVRLKTVGYSGGPVCEMAHVEVDNTVKLVERMASGNLVTHQGQLIRAITHSGYPNFAQSDIHLRATEPVTVEAKVLRIDTVLRTLDVSVAGESIDVVWDGRVNGDLVADGEYEILIEAKDDCGNERELRYPVMVKTTPPTVGFAEPEAGDIVLSAIVDIRGDVQDSLLERWVLSVASAAAPNNLAQLTSNTNVIHSTQSMFAWSRGQETGPVEFVLQAKDAIGNAAEARRAIVLGEPAKLIGAFSAEPTLFSPNGDGVRDVTRLNLSMLRDADGVVRVENASGQVVATVHTGSVSAGQTAYVWNGLVGTTAAPDGEYTVRVLASDPTNTVSPEEASVPVIVDTTKPTITGLQPATPFIRAGGAMQFSVADAHFQDYQADIVPLSGGEPIASSQGTVAGAITLTIPPDAPEGSYALRLRVRDAAGNQSEQDATYHLDATPPTVILSAPADGEIMQAASSNAIKGSVQDPNLAAYTLAIATEGSDTWANLAQGTSALTDAEIIAWTPAVPDGTYQLRLKAEDAAGNAAEDVRTVIVDRTPCRASHCTGQRCLRQRPAGCDRERDGCAFRRVPSERCARRADTGTVVRHPPRRAARGCGATGQRATAATGWRLPAAPDRKRSRRID